Part of the Leptotrichia massiliensis genome, GGAACGAAGAAAAAAAGAATAGAAGCAGAAACAACTTATGAAAACGATTTAATGAAAGTTAAGGTTGATGGAGGTCCTGAATATAAACAATTAAGTGATAAAGATGTGACTGAAATAAAGCAGATTATCCAAAAAAAATTTAAAAATTCAGTAATAACTGCTGTAACAAACGATGGACGTTTTTTTATAGTGCAAGCAGTTAATGATCCTACAAATAAAGAAGAAACTGCTAAGGAAATTATTATTGATAGAGTTGATATTATTGAGACTATTGGGAAGTGGTGTAAAGATAAAGGAACAAAATATAAATTTGTAATTGTTCAGTTTTTTGATTTAGATAAGAAAGAACGGATTAGCGAGTCCATATATTATTCATATATTTTAGAAAACCTTTATGAAAAGGAAGAATACAAGCAGGCAATAAGTGATGCTTTTGATAAATATAAAAGAGTTATAAGATATTAAAGTAGAAATTATTTTTCAAAAAAAGTGTATTTGAATTGAAGAAATATGGAGTTTCAGTGATGGTAAGTTTTGGGTGTAGGGATGAAGAACAACTTAAAAAATTAAGAAAACTGCCTAAAAAATTTTTGAAAATAATAAAAAATAAAAGAATTTAAGTAAAAAAGATAAATTAATAAAATTTATTACAATATCATAAAATCAAATTGTTGCACAATACTTTATTTTATTATATAATATACAAAGAATAACAAAATAGATAGGAGAAAAAAGAAAAAAATGTCAAACAGTGATAATAAAAAAGTAAGAGTTAGAATAGCACCGTCTCCAACTGGAGATCCACACGTAGGAACTGCCTACATTGGACTATTTAATTATGCGTTTGCAAAACATAATGGCGGAGATTTTATTTTAAGAATAGAAGATACAGATAGAACGAGATTTTCAGGAGATTCGGAACAGCAAATTTTTGATGCGATGAAATGGCTTGGGTTAAATTATGATGAAGGTCCAGACGTTGGGGGAGAAGCAGGGCCTTATAGACAATCGGAAAGATTTTCGATTTATAAGGATTATGCTGAACAACTGGTGGAAAAAGGGGAAGCATATTATTGTTTCTGTACTGCTGAAAGATTACAGAAATTAAGAGAAAGACAAGCGGCTATGAAACAAGCACCAGGATATGACGGGCATTGCAGAAACTTGTCAAAAGAAGAAGTGGAAGCAAAATTAGCGGCTGGAGAGCCTTATGTTATTAGATTGAAAATGCCTTACGAAGGTGAAACTGTTGTAAATGATGGATTAAGAGGAGAAATTAGATTTGAAAACAGTAAAATTGACGATCAAGTTTTATTAAAATCTGATGGATTCCCAACTTATCATTTGGCAAATATTGTTGATGATCATTTGATGGGGATAACTCACGTTATAAGAGCGGAAGAGTGGATTTCTTCTACGCCTAAGCATATTCAATTATACAAAGCATTTGGATGGGATGAGCCAAAATGGTATCACATGCCACTTTTAAGAAATGCTGACAAAACTAAAATTTCAAAAAGAAAAAATCCAGTTTCATTGAACTACTACAAAGAAGAAGGTTACTTAAAAGAAGGATTACTAAACTTCCTTGCACTTATGGGATGGAGCTTTGGAGAAAACAAAGAAATTTTTACTATTGATGAAATGATAAAAAATTTCTCATTTGATAAAATTTCTCTTGGAGGGCCTGTATTTGACCTAGTTAAATTGGGGTGGGTAAACAATCATCACATGAGATTAAAGGATCTGGATGAATTGACAAAATTGGCTATTCCATATTTTGTGCAAGCTGGTTACTATGAAAATGAAAACTTGTCAGATGAAGAATTTTCAAAATTAAAAAGAATTGTGGAAATTACAAGGGAAGGTTCACAAACATTAAAGGAATTGCCAGTAAATGCTTCAATTTACTTTGAAGATGAATTTGAATTGCCAGTAATTGAAGAAGGAATGAATAAAAAGGAAAGAAAATCAATCGAAAAACTGACTTCTTCACTTGAAACAGAAACTGGTAAAAAATCTATCCAAATGTTTATTGAAAAAATCAATAAATTAAATGAAGAAATTTCAGAAG contains:
- the gltX gene encoding glutamate--tRNA ligase, which translates into the protein MSNSDNKKVRVRIAPSPTGDPHVGTAYIGLFNYAFAKHNGGDFILRIEDTDRTRFSGDSEQQIFDAMKWLGLNYDEGPDVGGEAGPYRQSERFSIYKDYAEQLVEKGEAYYCFCTAERLQKLRERQAAMKQAPGYDGHCRNLSKEEVEAKLAAGEPYVIRLKMPYEGETVVNDGLRGEIRFENSKIDDQVLLKSDGFPTYHLANIVDDHLMGITHVIRAEEWISSTPKHIQLYKAFGWDEPKWYHMPLLRNADKTKISKRKNPVSLNYYKEEGYLKEGLLNFLALMGWSFGENKEIFTIDEMIKNFSFDKISLGGPVFDLVKLGWVNNHHMRLKDLDELTKLAIPYFVQAGYYENENLSDEEFSKLKRIVEITREGSQTLKELPVNASIYFEDEFELPVIEEGMNKKERKSIEKLTSSLETETGKKSIQMFIEKINKLNEEISEDEAKQILHELQDEIGEGPAAVLMPLRAVITGKARGADLYTVIAVIGKERTLARINNILNK